Proteins encoded within one genomic window of Vicinamibacterales bacterium:
- a CDS encoding LAGLIDADG endonuclease has protein sequence MGSSKNLVGKELIKYKTLLILNKIQEEVLIGSVLGDANIRILQKEAFLTFSHSEKQVDYVFWKYKVFQNWVLTKPREEKRIYYKNRDMYLVSWRFSTISHPLITRYYHIFYPKGKKVIPKIIDSILTSPLALAVWYMDDGSRKPYGKGAFLHTQSFSLKDQKKLIHVLKKNFNIVARISSAGLWNGKRLHRLYIIAGSFLTFRDLIKDYILPQFQYKISL, from the coding sequence GTGGGAAGTTCAAAGAATTTAGTTGGAAAAGAGTTGATTAAGTACAAAACTTTGTTGATTTTAAACAAAATTCAAGAAGAAGTATTAATTGGTTCGGTATTAGGAGATGCTAATATTAGAATTCTTCAAAAGGAGGCATTTTTAACTTTCTCTCATTCTGAGAAACAGGTTGATTATGTTTTCTGGAAATATAAAGTATTTCAAAACTGGGTTTTAACTAAACCTAGAGAAGAGAAAAGAATTTACTACAAGAATCGAGATATGTATCTTGTTTCTTGGAGGTTTAGCACGATTAGCCACCCTTTAATAACAAGGTATTATCATATTTTTTATCCGAAAGGGAAAAAAGTAATACCTAAAATAATTGATTCAATTCTAACTTCACCATTAGCACTAGCAGTGTGGTACATGGACGACGGAAGTCGTAAACCATACGGTAAAGGAGCATTTTTGCATACACAGAGTTTTTCGCTGAAAGACCAGAAAAAACTTATACATGTATTAAAGAAAAATTTTAATATAGTTGCAAGAATATCCTCAGCTGGTTTGTGGAATGGTAAGAGGTTGCATAGGCTTTATATAATTGCAGGAAGTTTCTTAACTTTTAGAGACTTGATTAAAGATTATATTTTGCCTCAATTTCAATATAAAATTTCTTTGTAA
- a CDS encoding putative toxin-antitoxin system toxin component, PIN family: MPKNTLQGVIDTNVLIRANITENGSDYLIYKAFMERKFELLYSDKTLQELNKVLNYPRIFNKYNFTKVKIQNFITSIVALGKFVYAPEKVKICRDSDDDELISIALAIYTKSPIYIVSGDDDLHVLRGKINGIKIITANQFLKLLNTKT, encoded by the coding sequence ATGCCAAAAAACACGCTCCAAGGAGTAATTGATACTAATGTTTTGATTCGTGCCAATATTACAGAAAATGGTAGCGATTATTTAATTTATAAAGCGTTTATGGAACGCAAATTTGAATTATTATATAGTGATAAAACTTTACAAGAATTAAATAAGGTCTTAAATTACCCACGAATCTTTAATAAATATAATTTTACGAAAGTAAAAATTCAAAATTTTATCACTTCTATAGTTGCATTGGGTAAGTTTGTATATGCTCCAGAAAAGGTAAAGATTTGTAGAGATTCAGATGATGATGAATTAATTTCTATAGCTTTAGCTATTTACACCAAAAGTCCTATTTATATAGTTTCTGGAGATGACGACCTACATGTCTTAAGGGGTAAAATAAATGGAATTAAAATAATAACTGCAAATCAATTTTTAAAGCTTCTTAATACCAAGACTTAG